In Acidovorax sp. 106, the following proteins share a genomic window:
- a CDS encoding phosphatase PAP2 family protein — protein MPHASPHSSPDYPSNRTLLAWTLACFACLIAWDASGKDLAMAQLFGSEAGFPLREQWFVMHVMHEGARRLGWVVVLLLALGVWWPKGILRQLQLSERLQLASSALVALAVISIFKNISNTSCPWDLAEFGGVARHVSHWALGILDGGGGRCFPAGHASAGFAFVGGYFALRRKHPRAAWVWLGASLLMGFILGGAQQVRGAHFMSHTLWTAWLCWTAGWLWDMAFQAWRQHAVFHDSTPATLSTSQHRAHS, from the coding sequence ATGCCTCACGCCTCCCCTCACTCCAGCCCGGACTACCCCAGCAACCGCACCCTGCTGGCATGGACCCTGGCCTGCTTTGCCTGCCTGATTGCCTGGGATGCCTCAGGAAAAGACCTGGCCATGGCCCAGCTTTTTGGATCAGAAGCCGGTTTTCCGCTGCGAGAGCAGTGGTTTGTCATGCATGTCATGCACGAAGGCGCCCGCCGGTTGGGCTGGGTGGTCGTTTTGCTGCTGGCGCTGGGCGTGTGGTGGCCCAAGGGCATCCTGCGGCAGCTCCAGCTGAGCGAGCGGCTGCAACTGGCCAGCAGCGCCTTGGTGGCCTTGGCCGTGATCAGCATTTTCAAGAACATCAGCAATACCAGCTGCCCCTGGGACCTGGCTGAGTTTGGCGGGGTGGCCCGACACGTATCGCACTGGGCGCTGGGCATTCTGGACGGCGGCGGCGGGCGCTGCTTTCCAGCGGGCCACGCCTCGGCAGGCTTCGCGTTTGTAGGGGGCTACTTTGCGCTGCGGCGCAAGCACCCACGGGCCGCATGGGTGTGGTTGGGCGCATCGCTGCTGATGGGCTTCATTCTGGGTGGCGCGCAGCAGGTGCGCGGCGCCCATTTCATGAGCCACACCCTCTGGACCGCTTGGCTGTGCTGGACGGCTGGCTGGCTGTGGGACATGGCATTCCAGGCCTGGAGGCAGCACGCCGTCTTTCATGACAGCACCCCTGCCACCTTGAGCACTTCGCAGCACCGTGCTCACTCTTGA
- a CDS encoding histidine kinase dimerization/phospho-acceptor domain-containing protein, giving the protein MTSPADSRAPAPGGRASLTRHLLLWSLGALVVVWGSFVFLGYKTGVHEADELTDGHLASVAALLLNLRAFEAVDGVHATERTPLPGLKAHDYQQSLSVAQWDAQGRLVAVSGSAQLPPFDAREGFIDLQLGTPPVAWRGFSQWNVERNRKIMVLVAVHERDELAEDIAEQMIEPGLWLLPVIALALGLALRRGLKPLYALSDDVAALDPAMDHRLASQNAWKEFESVEASINTLLDRQQAAMARERRLANEVAHELRTPLSSIALQASALDGGLEPDAQVQALGRIRQDALRAGHVLNQLLALARASRAELDSATAQVDLAAMARGVCADYAQAAWQRGDELEVSAPASLWVQGHAVLLDLVLRNLIENALKHTPPGTHIAVQMAEDRAKDSGAQAAWLQVCDDGARPHPEHGGAPPPVVAVDSLHLGHEIVARVAQVHRARFGKAQAPAPFTTCYRLDLPKEGSAAHR; this is encoded by the coding sequence ATGACCTCCCCTGCAGACTCCCGTGCCCCAGCGCCCGGCGGCCGCGCTTCCCTCACGCGCCACCTGCTGCTGTGGTCTTTGGGGGCGCTGGTGGTGGTGTGGGGCAGCTTTGTCTTTCTGGGCTACAAAACCGGGGTCCACGAGGCCGATGAGCTGACCGACGGGCACCTGGCCAGCGTGGCCGCCTTGTTGCTGAACTTGCGCGCCTTTGAAGCGGTGGACGGTGTGCATGCCACCGAGCGCACTCCACTGCCCGGCCTGAAGGCGCACGACTACCAGCAGTCCTTGAGCGTGGCGCAGTGGGATGCGCAGGGGCGTCTGGTGGCGGTGAGTGGCTCGGCGCAATTGCCCCCGTTCGATGCACGCGAGGGGTTTATTGACCTGCAACTGGGCACGCCGCCGGTGGCATGGCGCGGTTTTTCGCAATGGAACGTGGAGCGCAACCGCAAGATCATGGTGCTGGTGGCCGTGCACGAACGTGATGAGCTGGCAGAAGACATTGCCGAGCAGATGATTGAGCCGGGTCTGTGGCTGCTGCCCGTCATTGCGTTGGCTCTGGGGCTGGCGTTGCGCCGGGGGCTTAAGCCGCTCTACGCCCTGTCGGACGACGTGGCGGCGCTGGACCCAGCCATGGACCACCGCCTGGCGTCCCAAAACGCCTGGAAAGAGTTCGAGTCTGTGGAGGCATCCATCAACACCCTGCTGGACCGCCAGCAGGCCGCCATGGCCCGTGAGCGCCGGCTGGCCAATGAGGTGGCCCATGAGCTGCGCACACCCCTGTCGTCCATTGCGCTGCAAGCCAGTGCATTGGACGGTGGGCTGGAGCCGGACGCCCAGGTGCAAGCCTTAGGGCGCATTCGGCAAGACGCCCTGCGGGCCGGGCATGTGCTCAACCAGTTGCTGGCCCTGGCCCGCGCCAGCCGTGCCGAGCTGGACAGCGCCACGGCCCAGGTGGACCTGGCCGCCATGGCGCGTGGCGTATGTGCCGACTATGCGCAGGCGGCTTGGCAGCGGGGCGATGAGCTGGAAGTCAGCGCCCCGGCCAGCCTGTGGGTGCAAGGGCATGCCGTGCTGCTGGACCTGGTTTTGCGCAACCTCATCGAAAATGCCCTTAAACACACGCCCCCAGGCACCCACATTGCGGTGCAAATGGCAGAAGACAGGGCCAAGGACAGTGGGGCTCAGGCGGCCTGGCTGCAGGTGTGCGACGACGGTGCGCGCCCCCACCCTGAGCACGGTGGTGCGCCACCCCCTGTGGTGGCGGTGGACAGCCTGCACCTGGGCCATGAAATTGTGGCCCGCGTTGCCCAGGTGCACCGTGCCCGGTTTGGCAAAGCGCAGGCTCCTGCGCCATTCACCACCTGCTACCGTCTGGATTTGCCAAAGGAAGGGTCCGCGGCACACAGGTAA
- the fba gene encoding class II fructose-bisphosphate aldolase (catalyzes the reversible aldol condensation of dihydroxyacetonephosphate and glyceraldehyde 3-phosphate in the Calvin cycle, glycolysis, and/or gluconeogenesis) → MPLVSMRELLDHAAINGYGIPAFNVNNLEQVQAVMAAADEVGAPVILQASAGARKYAGEPFIKHLIQAAVEAFPHIPLVMHQDHGTSPKICQGAIDLGFGSVMMDGSLMEDGKTPSSFDYNVDVTRKVVELAHKYGVTVEGELGCLGNLETGDAGEEDGIGAEGKLDHSQMLTDPEEAAQFVKATQLDALAIAIGTSHGAYKFSRPPTGDILAISRVKEIHARIPNTHLVMHGSSSVPQELLAIINQYGGKMKETYGVPVAEIQEAIKHGVRKINIDTDIRLAMTGAVRKFLAENPEKFDAREWLKPAREAAKLVCKQRYLEFGCEGQGSKIKGLSLQTIAAQYASGALAQVVN, encoded by the coding sequence ATGCCTCTCGTCTCCATGCGCGAACTGCTCGACCATGCCGCTATCAATGGCTATGGCATCCCTGCATTCAATGTGAACAACCTGGAGCAAGTCCAGGCCGTGATGGCGGCCGCAGACGAGGTGGGGGCCCCGGTCATCCTGCAAGCCAGCGCAGGCGCCCGCAAGTACGCAGGCGAGCCCTTCATCAAGCACCTGATCCAGGCCGCGGTCGAGGCTTTCCCCCACATCCCGCTGGTGATGCACCAGGACCATGGCACTTCGCCCAAGATCTGCCAGGGCGCCATCGACCTGGGCTTTGGCTCGGTGATGATGGACGGCTCGCTGATGGAAGACGGCAAAACGCCTTCGTCCTTTGACTACAACGTGGACGTGACCCGCAAGGTGGTGGAGCTGGCACACAAGTACGGCGTCACGGTGGAGGGCGAGCTGGGCTGCCTGGGCAACCTGGAAACCGGCGATGCCGGCGAGGAAGACGGCATTGGCGCCGAAGGCAAGCTCGACCACAGCCAGATGCTGACCGACCCCGAGGAAGCTGCTCAATTCGTCAAGGCCACGCAACTGGACGCGCTGGCCATTGCCATCGGCACCAGCCACGGCGCCTACAAGTTCAGCCGCCCGCCCACAGGCGACATCCTGGCCATCAGCCGCGTCAAGGAAATCCACGCCCGCATTCCCAACACCCACCTGGTGATGCACGGCTCGTCTTCCGTACCGCAAGAGTTGCTGGCCATCATCAACCAGTACGGCGGCAAGATGAAGGAAACCTACGGCGTGCCCGTGGCCGAGATCCAGGAAGCCATCAAGCACGGCGTGCGCAAGATCAACATCGACACCGACATCCGCCTGGCCATGACCGGCGCGGTGCGCAAGTTCCTGGCTGAAAACCCAGAAAAGTTCGACGCCCGCGAATGGCTCAAGCCCGCCCGCGAAGCGGCCAAGCTGGTGTGCAAGCAGCGCTACCTGGAGTTCGGTTGCGAAGGCCAGGGCAGCAAGATCAAGGGCCTGAGCCTGCAGACCATCGCTGCGCAATACGCCTCGGGCGCTTTGGCCCAGGTGGTGAACTGA
- a CDS encoding response regulator transcription factor has protein sequence MRILVIEDDAGIADGLRTTLQQRGYAVDVCGDVASAWNALRTERFDAILLDLGLPDADGGVLLQRLRSAPGSAGSALPDPATPVLIVTARDQVQQRIAGLDMGADDYLAKPFDIDELDARLRALLRRAAGRAAPTIRHAGIEMDPAARTVRLQGQPVDMSPREFSVLRVLLEARGRVLSRQQIEEHLYSWDAAIESNAVEVHIHHLRRKLGSASIMTMRGVGYFMPQEPA, from the coding sequence ATGCGAATCCTCGTGATTGAAGACGATGCAGGCATTGCCGACGGCCTGCGCACCACGCTGCAGCAACGCGGTTATGCCGTGGATGTGTGCGGCGATGTCGCCAGTGCCTGGAATGCCCTGCGCACCGAGCGCTTTGACGCCATCTTGCTGGACCTGGGCTTGCCCGACGCCGATGGCGGGGTGCTGCTGCAGCGGCTGCGCTCGGCCCCAGGCAGCGCGGGCTCTGCGCTGCCGGACCCCGCCACGCCGGTGCTGATCGTGACCGCGCGGGACCAGGTGCAGCAGCGCATTGCGGGGCTGGACATGGGGGCCGACGATTACCTGGCCAAGCCGTTTGATATTGACGAGCTGGATGCGCGGCTGAGGGCGCTGCTGCGCCGCGCCGCAGGCCGCGCGGCGCCCACCATTCGCCACGCAGGCATCGAGATGGACCCGGCTGCCCGCACGGTGCGGCTCCAGGGGCAGCCGGTGGACATGTCTCCGCGCGAGTTTTCGGTGCTGCGCGTGCTGCTGGAGGCGCGTGGTCGGGTGCTTTCGCGCCAGCAAATCGAGGAACACCTCTACAGCTGGGACGCCGCCATTGAAAGCAATGCGGTGGAAGTGCACATCCACCACCTGCGCCGCAAGCTGGGCAGCGCCAGCATCATGACCATGCGCGGTGTGGGCTACTTCATGCCCCAGGAGCCCGCATGA